The nucleotide window TCGCGACGCTTCAGTCCGCGGTCACCAGGCGCATGGGTCCCCGGCGCGTGACGCATCACCTGCTGCGGCATCAGCACCTCCGCAGCACCAGTCGCCATCGACGGTCGAGCCTCCTCCACCGCAGCCGGGCCCGTCTTCGTCAACACCGGAACCAGCGCCGCGGCACCCGATGGTCACACGCGCGCGGGATGGCATTCACCTGCCTAACCCGAAGTACGCGCACGTGGCCACCACCGCCGACATCACCCCGGCGCCGTCCTCCGTCCGCGCTGCCCTTCGCGATCCCGAGTGGCTAGCAGCGATGCAGGCGGAGTATGATGCTCTGCAGGCCAACGGCACTTGGACGCTGGTGCCTCGGCCAGCACATGCCAATGTCATCACCGGGAAGTGGTTGTTCAAGAACAAGCTCAACGCCGACGGAACGCTCGAGCGGCGCAAAGCCAGATGGGTTGTCCGAGGGTTCTCTCAACGACCTGGAGTAGATTTCCATCAGACTTTCTCTCCGGTGGTGAAACCAGCAACCATACGTACAGTACTTCACCTTGCAGCGACCCGTCAGTGGCCGGTTCACCAACTCGATGTCAAGAATGCGTTCCTGCACGGTGATCTTGCCGAGCGAGTCTATTGCCATCAACCTGCTGGGTTCAAAGATGCTTCCCGACCAGACCATGTGTGCCTCCTGATCAAGTCCTTATACGGCCTCAAGCAAGCACCCAGAGCGTGGTTTCAGCGCCTCGACAGCCACCTGCGCAGCATGGGCTTCACAGCGGCTGGTTCCGACTGCTCCTTGTTTATCTTCAGTCACGGTGGGCAGGCGGCATACCTCCTcgtctatgtggatgacataatCCTCACTGCCTCGACAACATCCTTGCTGCGCGAGGTCGTCCACAAGCTCAGTCAGGCCTTCGCAATCAAAGACCTCGGTGCCCTCCACTTCTTTCTGGGCGTCCAGGTTCGCCGCGACAGCAATGGCTTCACACTCAGTCAAGCTCAGTACACGGAGGACATACTTGAGCGAGCCGGAATGGCAAACTGCAAGCCTGCTTCCACACCAATTGAGGCTACACCAAAATTGTCAGCCGCTGATGGTCATCCTGTCGATGATGGATCCTTCTACCGCAGCATCACCGGCGCCCTCCAATACCTGACGCtgacgaggccggacattgcgtatGCAGTCAATCAAGCCTGCCTGCATATGCACGCTCCACATGATGTGCACTGGACCATTGTCAAGAGGATCCTACGCTACTTGAGGGGCACAATCCAGCACGGGCTGAAGATCTCTGCGTCACCATCGACCGACCTGAAGGTGTACTCGGATGCCGATTGGGCAGGCTGTCCCGATACACGGCGGTCAACTTCGGGATACTGTGTGTTCCTCGGGGACTCTCTCGTCTCATGGTCGTCCAAGCGACAGACGACGGTATCCAGGTCTAGCGCTGAAGCTGAATATCGCGCCGTGGCGAACGCCGCCGCGGAATGCTGTTGGCTCCGGAATTTGCTTCGCGAACTGCATGTGCGCATCGACAAGGCCACGGTAATCTATTGTGACAATGTCTCTGCAGTTTACTTGGCTGAAAATCCAGTGCATCATCGCCGAACGAAGCATGTGGAGCTTGACATTCATTTTGTAAGAGAGAAGGTCGCCCTTGGTCAGTTCCAAGTTCTGCAAATCCCTACTCGCCACCAATTTGCAGATATCATGACGAAGGGTTTGCCAACTTCATTGTTCAATGATTTCAGAGACAGTTTGTGCATACGGATAACCGAAGCTCCAACTGCGGGGGGGTGTAAACGGCCAATTCCCTCGGATACTCTAGCATAGATAAGGATCAGCTGTTTAGTTGTTGTATACGAACTGGTCAGTGCATGCCTATTCTTCAGCTGATCCTAGTCTTCAGGGTAGTGGTTAGGAGTATACGGCCACTGTTGTTCTGGCCTTTGTATTTATACCGGCACACTGTTATGAACACGCGAGCTGAGTATTCTCTCCCATCTCTGTCTCTTACACATATATCTTAGTTCCCGGCAGTGGCCCAAATTAAAAGTTTCAAAGTTGCTTGGTCACAATGCAGATGTGTCAATTCCTATGCAAGGAAGGACATACTCAAGAGGTCAAAGTCCAAAATGTGGAGATATGTCGATAATATTTGAGCGTTCATCAATGGATTGGTCTTCGAGCCAGTTTAATGTTTATGGAAATCCTGTCCTGGACACCACCAAAGTGCAAGCTATTCCTGTTAGCAATCCGAAACAGGTGCTGGACGATAGATAGATTAGTTAAGAGAGGTTTGCCTCACCCAAGCCATTGTCCCTTGTGTAATTAGGAAGATGAGACGGTCCAACACTAGCTTACTACGTGTGTTCTTGCTCGAGAATTCTGGTCATGGATCCTCACGCCTTTGGAATTGTGACTGAACTCCCACAAGACAAGAGAAGTCACTGACAATTTGGTGGCGGAAAGCAATCAAGAGAATTCTGAAAGAGAAGAAAGGCCTGAACACAATTATCATTCTAGGCACCTAGACCCTTTGGAGGCACCGAAATGCCTACATTTTTGAGGGGTCTCGCTCCTGCATCACCAGGCTGCTCGAGGAGTTCAGAGAAGAGCATCATTTTTGGAGCCTGGCGGGAGCGCCTAGCTTGCGCACGCTGGGGCTTGGTCACAGTGGTGGGCTTGGTTAGCTTATCTTGGTTTGGTCGGTTGGAGGTTTGTGGTCAGGTCTCACCCCTCTCAGTTGTCCAGAGTTTTAGTTTTTCTGATGTAAATAAAACCCCTAACAGCTCGGCCAGGATCGAGGTGGTGTTTGTAAGGGGGCGATCCTTTTTCTCTCATTAATAAAATGATATGCAGATCTCctacgtattcgagaaaaaattgTATTGTGGTGGCCTAATGTTTTACTCCCAATGCAATGCAATAGCATGAACCTAGTACTCTAAAAAAGGTATGGTTTATCTTTCAGAGCCACGAAGGACACCAAAATACAGAATTATCTTCTTAACCTTGATTTGTTGATGAAAAATGACCAACCAAGCATCACAAAATTAAGCGTAGTATGCTTTAACACAAATGTTCAGGTCAGTCGTAATAAGCCTCGATAGTTTTTTCAAGAAAAAATGGCAAGATGAAACAGAAAGCAAAAATACAAAAATTGATGAGACGCCTCCTCCTTGCCTCGGTTCCATCCAAAATCTTGGTGATTACATCCTTGATGACAGATGGGTTGCTTCTCGCTAGAGTCTCGAGGCCATTTGTCGCCATGACTGCGCTTGTGTTCCCGCAAGAACCGATGAACTCTAGGCACATCTTCTTAAGCTTGCAGCACTGGTAGCGCTCCGCTAGCCCCAACATTGGCAAGACCGTGCTCACGCCGACATGATAGCACAGCCTGTTCTCGGTCAGCAGCTTCAGATCTTTCAGGTCATATCGATCCGCAGCGGCAAGCAAATCCTCAGCTAGCACCACGCCTTCTTCCAGCGAGTTAATGGCCATCTCCGGCGGCAACGTGTCGGTGCAGCGGTGGATCTAGGATTTTAATTAGGGTATGCCATAAAAATACCTTATATACAAATCGGTAAAATCATTTGACAACAATTATAAAATTTGCAATGTAATTCAGCATATATACAGTAAATAACACGATAAGTTTTAAATTTTGAAGATTAAGTTGAAAAACATCCACATATGGTCAAGCATCTCACTGATAGTTCCAAATATATGCATAAAAGAGAGTAAAAGACTTACAATACTATTTATCTAACTTTTTTAACTGATGCTTATGTATTGATTATATCACGTTCATCCAACCAATTGTTAAAAGCAATGCAATATCTCCAtctctttttttttagaattacaccgtACGACGTAGACGTACGCAATAATTATTAACAACACAATACCAAACAATTAAAAAAATTGTAAGTGCACGGATTGAATCCTCAATCCTCATATGCCATGACACAAACACTCACATGATACTAAATTGTTGATCAATCTTGCTAATCTGTGGACGATGAACACCAGGTAAGGATTTTTGAGAAAGAATCAAAGATTATTGATGCAGGTGCAATATGCAAACGACAAATCTATTCATAGTATAATCTGACCTGGACCCCATGGCCACATGCATCCCCCTCCAGGCTCAGCGGTGCGCCACAGCTGCAACCGCTAATCGACCTGCTACGCTTGGCCTTGGGGGCCGAGGCTGAGCACTACAGGAaactggctctttgccgactgcaattttctttgccaactgttttttttcgacactcggcaaagaggtccctttgccaactggaatttcctgcagtcggcaaagcaggatttgccgactgcctggctttgccgactgccaggcagttggcaaagaattgcagtcggcaaaggcaggccatggttgacgccatccacaccgtcacctttgccgactgccactccgtcagcagtcggcaaaggcgcaggctttgccaactgccatcctccctggcagtcggcaaagaatttttattttttttgattttcgatcccagttttttgtgttgccttgatacagtaagtacatgatatattccaagtttgggatcattttgatttattttgctatattccgtagattttttctgtttctttgattttttccggcagctccagatttgaactgcaggtacatgaaataatggaatccggccattcagaaaatgatattcatgatgtttggagcatgttgaggccgtgtgcggggcctcgcgtgaaatttcgaccgtgttggtgtcggaacacgccgagccacgcgcgtgaaaagtgtttttaaattttataaaatcgaaacggagtccgaaaatgacgaaacttgacgacgtgtcttgtcatcgcatgcggaggctgtggtaaaaatttgagaaagtttcgagcaagtggcgacgtcgggtggctaaAACCTGGACATCTCCAGCGACATCCCCGTAGCGCCCCGGCGGCAGTCAGCGTCACAGGTAAGTGCCGTTTCGTTCGTCGTTTACTCGTTTCGCACCTGTACATACAATCAACACTGCGGatgtaatattgcaggcccagatggaggccaagatggaggagaggatcgccacgttgcacgcgcagatgatggcgcaacagatggcttaccagcaaagcctgcagcagcactacaacactcagatgcagaacatggccagcttcttccagtccatgcagacgcccggggcgtctacaccgcctcctcttccaatgttcgctccaccacctcctcctccagagttttTTCCTGTGCCTGCTCCTGTCGCTCCTGGAGGGACCCCGATGAGTATATTAACTCTTGCTTTAACTTGCGCGTCCATGCTGCAGATACTAATGACATCACTTGGCGTTTAACTTGTGCAGgtacagtcggcgggttcgaacccgtctcctggaggtcccggccatcagatgatgtcgtatccaccacctgcaccctatccaccgtatccacctccgcgtggccctcctccgacgtactcgtggccgccggtgcgcggagggtggcagtacgcgcaggcgcctcagtttggtccaagggggtttccgtgggcaaaccctgggggctctgggggcggagcggacgacgagaccggggacggcgcgacgagctaggtacttgtcgattctgttatcatgtatccaccgtatcgtcgaagttgttgtcatgtatttcttttcttcgttatggacctagacttgttatgttgaacttcgtgtgatggacgtcgacttgtggtgttcgacgtgttggacttcatgtgatggttgtaatgcacttgtgtggttgttattgtgacatatatgtgagatatatgtgatgttgtgcgttattgtgatatatgtggtgatgttggcgataaatgtgatgaaattgtgatataaatggtgctaccggtgcttctagtgaaattggattataatttgtgattttgcagggttttgatgcgagaaaacagaaaacaaaagcaaaaaaaaaaaaaattccagctttgccgactgtttaAAAAAACCCAGGACagagtctttgccgactgcaatgggaggcagtcggcaaagaggtcaaatctttgccgactgcaactccgaaagcagtcggcaaagaacatttcaaaaaaaaaatattttctttctttgccgactgccgagctggcggccagtcggcaaacaatttttgaaaaaaaaattctttgccgactgccgaggaaccagcagtcggcaaagcctgccgtcagggctgacggcgccacgtggctatgccga belongs to Miscanthus floridulus cultivar M001 chromosome 4, ASM1932011v1, whole genome shotgun sequence and includes:
- the LOC136547970 gene encoding BTB/POZ and MATH domain-containing protein 1-like, coding for MAINSLEEGVVLAEDLLAAADRYDLKDLKLLTENRLCYHVGVSTVLPMLGLAERYQCCKLKKMCLEFIGSCGNTSAVMATNGLETLARSNPSVIKDVITKILDGTEARRRRLINFCIFAFCFILPFFLEKTIEAYYD